A window of Falco rusticolus isolate bFalRus1 chromosome 18, bFalRus1.pri, whole genome shotgun sequence genomic DNA:
TTTTCACCACAGAGGTGCTAGCTGAGGACACAAGAAAGCCACACAAACAGACACGAAGAAACGTGAAATTTGCTTACCTGGAATGGGCTTACAAGATTTGCCTAGGACCTATAAAAGAAAGCCTGTATTAGCCATCTGCATGCCATCACCTGCCTGCAAACAGAGCTGTCGTGACAACACAAGGGTGGCCACGTGGGATCAGACACCCTGACGCACCCCACCAACAAAACATAtcagacacttaaaaaaagagaagacaaaaaatcCCACCACAGGGAACTGCTAAATTAACTGTGAGGGTTTCAGAGATCATTTCAAGCCCTCTAAAATTAGTACCAGCTCCCAATTAGCAAATTCCCATAATTTCTAGGGATTGCTATTCCCTTTCCCAAGCAGTCTGAAGTCTCTTATCCCCTCTCCAAGAACCCAGTGCCAACCAAAACATGGTGATACAGCTCCACAAAAGCAATTAGGGAAAAATAAGTgtcaaaaatcagttttcctcCACATCATTTCACCAGCTGGCTCTTCCACAGCATTAGCTTGGTCACCACAGTGCCCGTTTTTGGGGTACTCTGAGtgtcagagcagcacagagcgCTAAGCTGTACATCAGTACTGGCTACCCCTCGCCCTCGCAGCGCCTGCCCTGTGCCACCTGAGTCGGGTAGCTGACGAACTGCAGAGCCGAGTTGCTGGAAACCATTGCGCCCAGGTACGAGAGTGAGCACGTGGCATACAGCCAGCTCCGAGTGCGATCTGCTTTGACAGCATCAAAGAAACGGAtcactggaaggaaaacaagaaagaacatCAGGAGGGCTGTGAACAGCCGCCACAGCCATGAAGTGCCTTAAGAAGGTCACCAGAGATGCGAGGGACAACGCACACCGGCGCTCCGCAGTAAGAGCAGTGGCAACTGTGCCCTCCAAAGGGAAAAGTCCCTCACCGGCAATGCGCGGCCGGGCTTCCCAAGCCACAGAGCCGCTGCGTGCCCAGGCCCAGCCGGCAGCACCCCAGACCCGACTTACGGAGCTTGGCGAAGGCGGCGTTGATCACGCACTGGATGAACACCAGGGTCAGGGCATACTTGAACTTCTCCTGCTTCGCGCCTTCCCCGTACCGGCCCCGCGTGCTGCAAGAGCGGGACATGGTGAGGCCGTGCTTGGGCCCGGCCTGGAGCAGCCGCCCCGTGGCACGGTGGGACCCCGGGCGGgaccctcccctccccgggaCACGGCGGGACCCTGGGCGGGACCGTCCCTGGGGAAGGCTCCTGGGCCGTGGCCGCGCCGAGGCCCGCGGTGAGGGAGGCCGCCCCCGGGGCCCCttcccccggcccggcgctcACATGCTCTCCTGCAAGATGCCGTAGTAGAAGTAGCAGGCGAAGACGCCCAGAAAGCAGACGGGCAGGCGGAGGCGCTCGGGCAGCGCGGTGCCGTTGGCGCTCGCTCccatggcggcggcgcggccgctCAGCGCCGGGGCCACGTCCAGCACCACATCCCGCAGCGCGgccggcggcggagcgggcTGCCTCATACGCCCGGCCTGCGCCCGCCCGCTGCCCAGGGCCCAcccggccccggccgcgcccgcccgccgcacTGCCGGGCCCACCGCGGGGcggaggcgggcgggcggcgcggggaaGCGGGCGGCTCCGACAGAGCGCGGCGCGCCGAGGCCTCTCGGGCTCCCGCAGGGCCGCCCCCACCGCGGCTGAGCCGCGCTCGGAGCCGCGGGGCACCGCTGGGGGCAGGCAgcgcccggggcagccccgcgccgGGGCCCTTCGCTGCGCGCGGCCCTGGCGGTGGCGCATCACGATGTGGAGCGCGAGGATTGGCTGCGCTGGCGGGGGCGGAGCTAGCGGGCGGTCCCTGGTTGGCGTTCCCGCCGTCGCCTGAGCGACTCGGGCAGGGCGTGCGCGTGCGCACCGGACGGCGttgcccccgcccccccctcgGCCACGGCCCACCGCGCAGGTCCTACCGCCCGCCCGCCCAACGCCTCGTGGCGGGGCGCAGGGGCTCCCCCGCCACCCGCCGTCCCCGGGAGCTGCCGCGGGCCGCGCCTGGGGCGGAGGAGGCGGCGGTTCGCAGCTCCAGGCGTTCCTCCGCAGCTGGCCGTGCTCTTTTCCGCGGCCTGAACGGGCTGGAGTGGAGGGGGCAGCGGTTAAACACTCACTGCCCCGGCCCCCgtgagcccccccccccgggcacgGCCTCAAAGCTGCTGGTACTGCAGCTCCAACACCTGCTAAACTCCTCCCAGACTCCAGTATAGACTCAACGTATTAAATGCCAACGAAGCATTTTGGATGCTcgaaatatttattttgcttcctttgaaCTGGCAAGACCAGCATCGGCAAAGAAAACCCCTTTAAAACACAGGACAAGAACTCCAAAGCTAACATTCCTCCTATAGGCTTTGcaatacatacataaaatataaacttcaaacagctgcaaaaatagtgtctttggaagaaaatagaGTTTCTACATCAGATACAAGAAAATCAGCTTCTTCAATACAACCCAGAGCCGTTGCAAcagaacacaaaaccaaatattttgtCAGGAGGCTTCACAACCAATGTTCCCATGTTACTGCATCACCTTCTAAGGCAACAAACAGGCTGGGAGAGCGCTGCGGGGTGCGCAGTGCTTCCATACAGCCACCCCCAGTGAGGCAGAGGGGTCCCAGAGCCCCCTGCACCCATCCCCACTCAGccaggctgcctgggctggaaagcagcaggtaGTTTCTCTACAGCAGCAACAACCCCCCTCCCAGCAGGGACCTTTGGGCAATGCCCGTTTTcacttccctgcagcacagccaaggCACCTGTAACCCTGTCCGCAGGCACAGGGAAaccaggcaggcagctccctcACCCTCAGTCACACAGGCTTTCCAGTGCACGGATCTGTGGGAGCTGCATGCAGTCACCTGTGCTCCCCAAAACACAGCGTTCCCCAAGCTGCAGGCTTGCTTTGAGGGGTAAAGGTGCTCAGGGAGGCACGGTCAGGGatctgctgctcttcagcccTCTCTGTGCTCAGAGGGAGATGAGCAGTCCTACTGGTGCAGATCCACACCGTTTCCTGCCCCAGTACATCCAGGGGCAGTGGTCCTACAGGCCCCTGCAGGCTACGGGGTGAGGGGTCCTGAGGGAGCCCCACCTGCATTCTCCCAGCTCAGCCTCACTCACAGAGCCACTGCACAGGAGTttgcctctgctccctgcagcagcgcCCGGCCGCTCTCCACCAGCAAAACAATCACACAGGAAACAAAGACAATTCAACACAGGAAAGTGCTTTCACAGGGGAGGCTCAGAGAAACAAGCCCCTCCAGCAGTGAGTAGTCCCGTGGCACGCTGGACTTCACAGCTTCTATCATCCTCAGAGGCAGCCTGCTGTTCGCAGTCCCAGGGCTGCCTCTTGGCTGTCACATCCCACCTTCAAGGCACTAGTCTCCGCAGGCTAGCAGAGACACACTGATGAGCCAtagctgctggtgctggctaTGGCTAGCTTTCCCAAAGGCTTCACACCACCAGAGAGCTGTGGAAGACGACGCTCTCCTCTGCCTGGCCATGCTTCCAGTGGTCATAGTTCAGTGAAGGAGACTGGGACACCTCGCTGAAGCCTTCTACTGCAGCGTCCTTCCGCACCCCAAggaatggggtggggggtgtggcCTGACAGGATGTAAAtgtgcctgtgccagggctggaaGAAGCTGGAAAACCCCTGAAGAGGAAGCCCACATTTGGGAAGAGGGGCTTCACCAGGCTCACAGGGCAGAAGGCAGAACCAGTGGGGTTGAAGTGCACTTTGTTCTTATCTGGGCAGGAAGGCTGGAAAGGCTGatcagggctgggggagctgaaGGAGAGAGCAGACGTGATGAGTAAGTGACACGCCCAAGGGCACCAAACAGCCACAGGGAGTTCACAGCACCACAGactggtggggctgggaggggagctCCGGGGGTCGCCCGGCCCAGCCCCTGCTAGAGCAGGCTCtcccccagcaggctgcacgGAGCCGCCCGGCGGGTCTGGGTGTCCCCAGAGACGGGGACCCCGCAgccgctctgggcagcctgtcccagcgccCCCTCACCCTCAGGGCAGACAAGGTCTCCCTCAtgttcaggtggaacttccCGCGCTGCAGCTGGTGCCCGTGGCCCCTTGTCCTGGCGCCGGGCACcgctgagaagagcctggccccgtcctcctgacacCCACCCTCCAGATATCTGTAGGCATCGTAAGATCCCCCCTCcgcctgctccaggctgaacagccccagctctctcagcccttcctctaaggaagatgctccagccccctcatcatCCTCACAGCCCCTGCTGGATCCTCTCCAGACCCTGTCTCTCAAAGTTTTGCACTCTTCCAAGAGCCTGACTGAAAGCTGTACTACCTCTGCGACCTGGATCATGCTTCAGGCACAAAGCAGCACGAGGtgcctgtttttgttttgaaagcacaCTTATTTACAAGAGAACCACCTCTTCTCCTCAAGAGCCTCTGCTGGCTAAGAAAAACCTACTGCCTGGGAGGCACAAGGAATCACAAGATCTTTCTGAGCATGTCTGAGGGTTAGCACTCCAGCTTTCAGCCCCTCTCACCAGGACCTGAGCAGCCACATTTTTGTGGGAGTCTCATCCTAGGGGCTGCTCCCTACTTTTCGAACAGGGTAGGGGTGGCAATTGCAGCAACAGAAGCCTCAGCTGCCCCCACCCTAACATCCTCCCCATAGGACCACCCTCACATGAGTTCTCTTCTGCCAACAACTCCTCATACTTACGAAGCTTCTTCAAAGGCCCGGACTTTCTCACATCCCTCAGGAGGTTCCCGTTTAAACATGTAGCTGTGGTTGGGTcgaggagaagcagcaaaggctAGGACTGGTGAAGGGCTGCCCTCTTCTagtagggaaggaaaagcagattgagaaatttttaaaagaatccaGCAACAGTAAGTACTCAACACAGAACACCTTCCTTCTAGACCCTGGGGCTACAGGCTACAACACTCCAAGTCCATGGCATTGTATCTCTGTAGTTCCCAGCTCACACCCTCCATCCAGCACTGGAAATCACCCACCTGGAAGGTGGGTAACTACTGGAGCTTTAGAAGTCCACTACAGTTGAGCCAAACTGGCAGAGACCCTCTCTCCCATCTCAGCTGCAGCTTCCAACCTGGCACACAGGCAGGGAGGAGCCACTGCACTGAGGTTTTCGTAGCACTGGCTTCCTTTGTCCCCCTGGAACTCCCAGCCCCTTGAATGTCAGCACTTACCTTTCTCCTTTGGATCTGGCTGCACCTCATCTGCTGCAGAGGACAGCTCTCCCACTGCTAGTCTCACCGGGGTGTGGGGAGAAAGGCGGAGAGGcacagaaggagaaggagaaagagagaggctgCTACAGCTGTCACTGCCAGGCTCCAAGGTGAGGGATGCATCTTGAGAACCTCTCTGGGCAGGCGCTGGTGCCCTGTGGCCATCTGGGACATCCAATATCTAGGGAGGAAGCCAAGTCTCAGAGGAGCAAGAAATGCCTGCCAGAAGTGAAGAGGTTTAGCAGCAGTTGCacctgcagacagcagctgcctggggtgcTGGATCCAGGTACAGGCTGAGCCTCCACTTCGGGGAGTGAGGCAGCCCTCCGACACCAGGACATCAGTCCTTCTATACCCTGGAACGCACTTCAGTTCTAAGCCAACTGGCATCACTTTTCCCACATCTCCACAGCACAAAGCCGCCTCTGGATGCCAATCAAAGTGTCTTAAAGCTGCCAGTGAGGTGTCATCTATCCTCAGATTACTACTGGCTGATCTCTCATAGCACCAGCAAGTTCTAAGGAGGGAAGCCAGCAGCCACTTGACCCAATTTAGACTGTTACATGCCTAGAACAAACTAAAACTAGACACAGAGGCCGTCCCCACGGCCAAGAAACAGATACAGGCAGTGTCTTTAGAGGAAAGCATTTCCAAGACCAACCAGAAGATTCAGGGCAATCTTGTGACCTTCACTTACCCGCAAAAGCTCTTCGTCTCCCTGTTCCTTCACAAATGCTTCCTCCAGTTCCTGGTTTAGCCCTTCCAGGCTCCTATGCAAGCAGGGGCTGAACCTCAAAATGGGACATGAAGAAAGGAAGCCTGAAGGAGTGTCCTGTCACAATCCAGAATCAAAGAAGTTAAGAGAGTTATATCTGCACAAATTCAGCAGTTACATCCTGTTCCCACAGCTCTCCAGGGCTCAGCCAAAGTCTTTCAGGAGGCTGACAGGAGAAGACTGACAGCAGAGTCACATAAATCCACTAACTGTAGATCAAAGCACAGGGACATGCTGAAGAggtgggaggagagaaaaaaacccaataaaccCATCTCCCTTCTCAGGCATGAGAGCAGAagtctgaggggaaaaaaacaacccaggtGGCTTGGGCACCTGCTCTCCACCTCAGTAGGACACACAgtgacagcagagcaggagagacgTGAACATACCCTGAGCGATCCAAAGACAGCATGGTCCCCCTGAAGCGGGGagctcttctccttttctttgccaCTTCTGCCATTTAGCTTTGTTCGCTGGAGCTGTTGCTTCAGTTTGGCAATCTAGCAAACAAAGTTTCAGCTACAGACAGGGCAATACACCTCTACCAAAAAAGGATCATGTCTTgtctctctcctccccctctCTTCCAGCCCACAGGGAAGTGCCAAAATAGAGACTGTTTCAATcacacaagcagcagctctggccacCTCTCCAGAAGGATGGGCCAGAAGCGCTCACAGGGCCTTGTCACAAACCTTCTTGCTGCAACGTGGCCAGTGCCTTTCCTCTAGTGGATCTGGGTTAGTTTCCACCTGCAGCTAGGAACCAGGCCCTGCTGGAACCTACGTATgccacaccaccaccagcaaTGCACTGAGCTTCAGTGGAGCTCCTTTACAATAGCTACAGGGAGCCAACAAGATCAGTCTTTAGCTGAATCGCAGAGCGTTAGGCATGAGAATGAGGGCTGAAGTTGCATCTTCAGTTGTTACCCTGTCCTCCCACTCCCCTCCCGTGCAAGCAGGAGCCTCCTGTACAACAGCAACTAACACAGATCTTGCTCAAGTATCAGAAGCGGTCTATTTTACCTCTCTGCGGTGATCTGCGCTACCCCAAGAAGCAGAACGCTTGTGAGCACTGCAGCTGGCCTTCCCCACTTCCGCGTCATGCCAGGACACTGGAGTCTGAAGTGATGAGAAACATGGCTGAGAATAATCACATTTACTGGTTTAGAGACTGGTGGTAGAGTCCAAAGAGTAAGTGATCAACTACCCTCCGTTCATGGTCCTGTTCCAGTCTCCCCCCATTAACGCAACACTCACTAGCACTAGTGTGCCTTAACAGATAGCCATCTTTTTGTATTTGccaaaacaaagccattttgGCCAGATTTGCACCTACCAGGAGACCAGACCTCACAGACCTATGTGGCAAGAGTCTTGCCCACAAGTCAGTGGCTTAATCACCACAAGTACCTGGTGAGATAAAGGGCACCAACCCATTACCCCAGAGGAACAACTGCAGCCGCCCCCTGTACTGCCTGCACAGGCTCTCATCTGAGCAGCAGTGACGCAGGGTTTTAGGCACTCATTGTACCAAGAGGAAGAGCCTCACCCAACTGTGAGAACACACAACGTGCTTCTGAGACCTCAGGCTCCCGTATCGAAGTTCAAAGGCGCAACCAAAACCCAAGTTTGGCCTGCagactgcctgctgctgccggAGCACTGGAAGAACCCAGCGGCCTCTCCAGCTCACATCCTTCcatctgcagggctggcagctctcAGCTGACTCTTCACACAgaaaacctgccccagccccacgctACACAGCTGTTTTCCAAGCAACAGCTACATTCTGAACATCAATGGAAGTCAGAAAGGGCTGTTAAACTGATCAGAAAAGGGTGGGAACTTCCTTTCACTGAACTCGGCCCCCTCGGCAGAGACTCCAGGATCCTAACGGTCCCAAGGCACATCATTCTCAAGACCAGCCATCGTTTTTTCCCCAACATTACACTTCAGTGCCTCTCAAAACGCTCACCCTGTGTCACTGCCGCCTGCCATTTCTGTGGGAGGCTTTGGATGATACTTCCCTCCTCCATCCTCAACAACAGGCTGCCAGAAGGTGCAAGGGCCTGAGAACAGTTCCTCTCCAAGCAGCTTAACTGATCTCCCCAGAGGCTACTGCAAGAAGAGCAGCTGTTTTAAACAACCCTGTTGAGTCATGGGGATGACAGAAGCTTCTTCTCtcaaaacaggttttaaaatctatttaaacTAAAGGAACAAGGCAAGTTACCGGGATAGGTACCAGATTTCCCTTCTGTGAAGGGATACAGGTGGTCTCTAGGCAAAAGTCCAAACCTCTCCTGACATAACAGGCTCTGAACGAAACTCCTCCTTAGATACTCCCCTGTAAGCAGAGCACACTGCGCTCCCCACAGCTAAAACCATTTGCTGCCCAGGTCTCCATTTTGCAATGCCTGTAAGCAGCAGACATCACCACGCAGTTCTTTTCAACCAAATTTTGTGTGTTCAGTTTGGTTTGAGAGAGGGAACCCGTTCAGCCTGAACCATTGCTCTGGGGTCCTGCTAAGCTCAGAGTACTTGGTCACAGCCACCCCTGTGCTCCCCCAAACCACGCCAGAGGGAGCAAAGGCACAGACCAACACAACAGGAAATCCTATGGTGAAGACCAACGTTGCAGTTTCAGCACATGGCACATCTGATCTCATCTCCTGCATCAAACATTCTCTCCTAAACAACTCAAACATCATTATTTGGCCATTATCCCAAAACACTGTGTCATTTTATATCTCGGTAAGAAAGCTAAGGAGAAGAGGCAAAGGTCTAACAAACAAGACCACAACTGTATCCTGCATTATGACAAGAAGCGAGTCCGTGGGAAGCTGAAGTCCCGCTGCTAAGAACAGTCTTGCTTTACAAGAAGTTCTCAAGTCACTGGGAGTCTCCTGAGCCCTGTTTGAAAAGCCACTTATTGCAGCCTATTGCTGTGCTACCCCATGCACTGCACCAGTGCTCACAAAAAAATTGGGGcctaaaaaggaagaagagatgctGTTTGCAATCGGAAGGCTTGAAAACGAAGAGCACATACACGTCCCACCTCTCACAGGCAGATTGTCAAGGCAGAAGGAAATTACAGAACCTTTTGTACTAACTGTGGCAAAACCGCTTCCtcagaaaaatgagagaaaaaaccACGCTTTGCACAGCAAGATAAAGCCGCAAGCTCCAATCATGTATAGTGCTGCCATCCTCACCCCCACGCTGAGCACCTGCAGTTGTATCTCTCACTTAACCACCTTATGATAGCAAATCTACAGAGCTCTGCGGAACAGCTGATTAGTAGCTGAATAAGGAGGGAACTAAACATGTACTGGCTAGCAGAGAAAGTCCTTAATTTGGTAACTATTAAGCCTGAAAACATGGAAGGAGCAGCAAAGTCCTGGAGGTTACGATGAGAACATGTTGTTAATACACATGGCAGTCTAAAACCAAGGACTTTATTCCCAGCTTTCAACAGACAAATCACTTGACACAGTTGTGTGTGAAATGGTGGAGATGCCTTGCAACAGGCCTATGAAACAAGCACAGCAGTGAAAATTAGCATTTGCAAGACACTTGAAGGTAATCGATGAAAGACTGCAAGGACACACCTCGCCTATTCACTGCAGAGATCAGCTCCACACTGATCTCCATGCTCAGCAGAGTCCAATTAATCCTGGTATCTTCCATTCTGGGAAGAAGGAGGTGCCCCTGTTCTCCAACCCTTTCTCCAAGAGGGCTACATGCAAGAAAAACTAATTAGCCCCAAAACACTGGGGTTAAGTGTTCCAACCATTGCTGAtggagacagaaaggaagagtgTGCTTCCCTGACACACATAAACTTAGAtaaattctttcccttcctttccagcaCATCTTCTGCCCTCAGCAGCACTCCTGGCCACTAGAACTGAAACAGAATCAGGCAAGAATACTTTGGAAGAGGACAACGGAAGCTGGAATCCAATTGAGAATTTCCTGCAAACAGCCCAGTAATAAATTGCTGAATAGCAAAGATCAAACAGCAAGTTAACAGAGACTGAATGTGCTAAACCAACCTGTTAAGCAAACAGATGCTCTTATCCTAAATACTTTTACCTCTGCAGATAGGCAAGCCCTATTTGCTGCCATACAGTAATATTTACAGATTGCTAAGAGTTCCTCGAGGTCTGGAGCTTTTCCATTCTACAGTAGAGCGCTGCACCATTCGTGCTAGTGAGCCCTTCCATGGGAGCACCCTTGACTTCTCACCAGCATGTGGCACGCAGCCTGCGAGTGTTACATAAGAACTTGGCCCAGGACtgcaagccagaaaaaaaaaaaataaaaaaaaaatcagcattaagCCAGTACTGGATAAGAAAGCCAGAGGCCATCTGCCTCCAAGCAAGGCCAAGGAAATTCTAACTCTGCGCTGAAGTGGAAACCATCAAAGTTGAGAAgcaaaaggggaagaaaagcctTCCTAGAAAGTTGCAGCTGGACAGATGGAAGTTTAATGCCTTCCCTATTCACCCCCCATTTACACAGCTCATTTCAGTTCTGCAACCCTCTCCTGGCCCAGGGGCTTCACAGGCAGTCTGCAGGATGTTATACCTGGGTAGCTTTGTCACTCATGCACAAAGTGGAAGCTCCTTCAGTGTCCCTCGGCCACTGACCCAATAGGTACGAGCCCACGATGGTGTCTAATGAAGAGGTGCGCCGCACACGGGGCTGCCGAGGACGGCAGGTcttctccacagcagcagcacagggaacgCTAGCTAGacaagagggaaaagaaaaggcagttaTTCCAAAGCCAAGATTCAGCAACGGCTATCATAATTAACAAGCCCACGTCCATTACAGAGATCACAAGAAGGGAACTAGCACATACAGCCCGGAGAAGtccatttattttgcttatcaCCAAGAGATTGCTcctagaaaaaaagcagaggtttttATTGCAGTCCTTAAGTGACTGCTTCAAATCATTGATTAGACATTCCAGTCAAAGTTGAGGTAGCTCCCACACAACCAAGTGAAATCCTCTGTGTGTTCATGTTGCTTTAGCATGAACACTgtagaaaaaacccacctcaacACGGTCTATAAGGCCACATTTCTTACTAGCTGGAGTGCCCAATGCTCTTAGCTGTGGTAAGACCCAAGACCCCgcatgcctcagtttcccccaaGGAAGCATGCTATTTTGCTCGCTTCCAGTTTCAAGGAGGCCAAGAGAACATCTGCAAAGTTCTGGATCCTCCAGCAAAACTACTTGGGGCATTAGTGTGTGCCTTCAATCAGCAAGACCAGAAAGGAAGATGCACAACCCATTCCCTGTCATAACCCAGCGCTGGCAGTGCCCAAGCTCAAATTCAGAAGCTCTGGGTCTGCCCAGCTTCCAGGAGATGACCACATTACCTTGTTCAGACATTACTTTTGTAACGGTAGCTAGAAATACTAGTCGCAGaggtttttaaatataactaGCTTGAGATTGTGTGTCAGCACACCAGTGCAATCCCATTGCAAGCCAACAGCAGAGAGGACGGAGAGCCAAGCGCACAGATCGGCAGGCTACAGCGAGACACACAGCGCGCGCTTTGCAGCATCCTCCCATCTCCTTCATCGCATCCAGGCCAGCTCCAAACTCGAGATGATCAACACATGGCCCATGGGCAGACAGCACAGTTGCCCTCTTCTGCAGCCCTGTTGTCACccttgcagctggaaaaaaggtGTTATCACCAGAACCAAAAAGGTAGCAAGAAAGAGGAGAGCTCAAGCCAGCAGGGaagtttgtttgcatttcatttttattagacATGCAAATTACCACGCACATTAGCACCAGCCCTGTGGCCTCCTGGCAAGATATTAAGGCCATGCATAGCTCTCTGCTCCAGGTGCCTTGTGTACAGAcattctctccttcctccccaaaacGAGGGTATAGCAGGCAGGTAGCGAGTTAACCACACTAAAACCAGCATTAGAACCATTAAGCACTTTGTTGCGTTTGCCAAATACCTCTGTATACAAAGGTGCTGCGGCTCAGACTGTTCCAGGGACATGGCCTGTTACATACATCTTTTTATCAGCTAAACCACCATTTGAGCAGTGAACTAGAGTTCTAGGCAAGAAAAGGGTAGGAACAAAAAGCCGTGTGGGAGGGCAAGAGAAGCATTAGTCCTTGCACAACAGCCACCTCATAAGGTCCACAGTGGATTAAAGACTTATTGTGCTGGGTCCAGCTGGCGTTTCTAGGCACACTCCCTGCTCCCAACACTTAACAGTGAGACAGCTACACTAATTTAGAAACTCATCAGTACTCGCAGCTTCCTCTTCAGTACTCATTTCCCCACAGAGGCTACGTTACTTGCATCTCCATTACGTATGGCTTCAGCTGTCTCCTCCTCTCATGCTGCTCTGCCAAACGAGGCTGCTGGCAGAAGAACCAAATGATGTTGCAACAGGGTAGCCTCTCTCCCGTGCTGTTTTGAcagcacacaccccccaccaAGCTCTCCCAGAGGACCCCTTTGACATAACTACCGCATCCAGAGTGACCAGAGCCACTCTTGTGCTCCAAACCTTCAGCAGAGTCAAAGCCAGCTTGGAAGGACTTCGAGAACAGGCACAACCGAGGGCAGAGGAGGCCTCCTATGGTCACAACTGCACCGACTGCGCACAGCAGCTGACAAACATCTAAAGCTATTAATGCATGAACAGCAAGAACAGTCACTGCTTTTCATGAAGTACAACTCTGATGCTGAACAATTCAGTTTGCtttaaacagcagcaggaaccagcagggcagcaggcagctgcgagatgcagg
This region includes:
- the FAM117A gene encoding protein FAM117A isoform X3, which translates into the protein MSTEEEAATSVPCAAAVEKTCRPRQPRVRRTSSLDTIVGSYLLGQWPRDTEGASTLCMSDKATQPCFSSLQTPVSWHDAEVGKASCSAHKRSASWGSADHRREIAKLKQQLQRTKLNGRSGKEKEKSSPLQGDHAVFGSLRDTPSGFLSSCPILRFSPCLHRSLEGLNQELEEAFVKEQGDEELLRILDVPDGHRAPAPAQRGSQDASLTLEPGSDSCSSLSLSPSPSVPLRLSPHTPVRLAVGELSSAADEVQPDPKEKEEGSPSPVLAFAASPRPNHSYMFKREPPEGCEKVRAFEEASSPSPDQPFQPSCPDKNKVHFNPTGSAFCPVSLVKPLFPNVGFLFRGFPASSSPGTGTFTSCQATPPTPFLGVRKDAAVEGFSEVSQSPSLNYDHWKHGQAEESVVFHSSLVV
- the FAM117A gene encoding protein FAM117A isoform X4; protein product: MSDKATQPCFSSLQTPVSWHDAEVGKASCSAHKRSASWGSADHRREIAKLKQQLQRTKLNGRSGKEKEKSSPLQGDHAVFGSLRDTPSGFLSSCPILRFSPCLHRSLEGLNQELEEAFVKEQGDEELLRILDVPDGHRAPAPAQRGSQDASLTLEPGSDSCSSLSLSPSPSVPLRLSPHTPVRLAVGELSSAADEVQPDPKEKEEGSPSPVLAFAASPRPNHSYMFKREPPEGCEKVRAFEEASSPSPDQPFQPSCPDKNKVHFNPTGSAFCPVSLVKPLFPNVGFLFRGFPASSSPGTGTFTSCQATPPTPFLGVRKDAAVEGFSEVSQSPSLNYDHWKHGQAEESVVFHSSLVV
- the FAM117A gene encoding protein FAM117A isoform X1, with amino-acid sequence MAGAPYCRGGVGGLQPLRATVPFQLQQRRGDGGRAASVPCAAAVEKTCRPRQPRVRRTSSLDTIVGSYLLGQWPRDTEGASTLCMSDKATQTPVSWHDAEVGKASCSAHKRSASWGSADHRREIAKLKQQLQRTKLNGRSGKEKEKSSPLQGDHAVFGSLRDTPSGFLSSCPILRFSPCLHRSLEGLNQELEEAFVKEQGDEELLRILDVPDGHRAPAPAQRGSQDASLTLEPGSDSCSSLSLSPSPSVPLRLSPHTPVRLAVGELSSAADEVQPDPKEKEEGSPSPVLAFAASPRPNHSYMFKREPPEGCEKVRAFEEASSPSPDQPFQPSCPDKNKVHFNPTGSAFCPVSLVKPLFPNVGFLFRGFPASSSPGTGTFTSCQATPPTPFLGVRKDAAVEGFSEVSQSPSLNYDHWKHGQAEESVVFHSSLVV
- the FAM117A gene encoding protein FAM117A isoform X2 gives rise to the protein MAFIVGRRNPGSRGGCCSSSVPCAAAVEKTCRPRQPRVRRTSSLDTIVGSYLLGQWPRDTEGASTLCMSDKATQPCFSSLQTPVSWHDAEVGKASCSAHKRSASWGSADHRREIAKLKQQLQRTKLNGRSGKEKEKSSPLQGDHAVFGSLRDTPSGFLSSCPILRFSPCLHRSLEGLNQELEEAFVKEQGDEELLRILDVPDGHRAPAPAQRGSQDASLTLEPGSDSCSSLSLSPSPSVPLRLSPHTPVRLAVGELSSAADEVQPDPKEKEEGSPSPVLAFAASPRPNHSYMFKREPPEGCEKVRAFEEASSPSPDQPFQPSCPDKNKVHFNPTGSAFCPVSLVKPLFPNVGFLFRGFPASSSPGTGTFTSCQATPPTPFLGVRKDAAVEGFSEVSQSPSLNYDHWKHGQAEESVVFHSSLVV